From the genome of Phytohabitans rumicis, one region includes:
- a CDS encoding GOLPH3/VPS74 family protein, with product MSSVALAEELLLLAYDDETGKAIGSRIGLDLGMAAAVLVELALAGRIAYSDGTIMVTDSSPTGGPIADDVLARIASDTPHTPASWVQRLRHGLRDRVLADLCARGVVRDVDETAMGFIHLHRYPTVDASVEAEVRARLGKALSGDDQPDERTAALATLVAAVRMEPTLGLSDGEIKGAHQQLEKIGGGAGFTGSISLEESTIRPSVALVIAALAKAINQALGAAPRWI from the coding sequence ATGAGCTCCGTTGCACTGGCCGAAGAACTGCTCCTGCTCGCGTACGACGACGAGACGGGCAAAGCGATCGGCTCCCGGATCGGCCTCGACCTGGGTATGGCCGCTGCGGTGCTGGTGGAGCTGGCGCTGGCCGGCCGGATCGCGTACTCCGACGGGACGATCATGGTCACCGACTCGTCGCCGACCGGTGGGCCGATCGCCGATGACGTACTGGCGCGGATCGCCTCCGACACGCCGCACACGCCCGCGTCGTGGGTGCAGCGGCTGCGGCACGGGCTGCGCGACCGGGTGCTCGCCGACCTGTGCGCCCGCGGTGTGGTGCGCGACGTCGACGAGACCGCGATGGGCTTCATCCATCTGCACCGCTACCCGACGGTCGACGCCAGCGTGGAGGCCGAGGTGCGGGCCCGGCTCGGCAAGGCCCTCAGCGGCGACGACCAGCCGGACGAGCGCACCGCGGCGCTCGCCACGCTGGTGGCGGCCGTCCGGATGGAGCCCACCCTGGGCCTGTCCGACGGGGAGATCAAGGGAGCACACCAGCAGCTGGAGAAGATCGGCGGCGGCGCCGGCTTCACCGGCTCGATCAGCCTGGAGGAGTCGACCATCCGGCCGAGCGTCGCCCTCGTGATCGCCGCCCTCGCCAAGGCCATCAACCAGGCGTTGGGCGCCGCCCCCCGCTGGATCTGA
- a CDS encoding NUDIX hydrolase, translating to MQAILATLGYVLSADRRRLLMIHRDARPDDVHFGYHNGLGGKLEPDEDVAAGMRREIREEAGIECKELELAGTISWPGFGRQGENWFAFLFRVPEWTGEPLANNPEGTLVWRDVADVLAGRVPMWESDRHFLPLVFAERPQVFHGVMPFANGRALSWSYTSL from the coding sequence GTGCAGGCCATACTCGCCACCCTGGGCTACGTGCTGTCGGCCGACCGGCGCCGGCTGCTGATGATCCACCGGGACGCGCGGCCGGACGACGTGCACTTCGGGTACCACAACGGGCTGGGCGGCAAGCTCGAGCCGGACGAGGACGTGGCGGCCGGCATGCGCCGGGAGATCCGCGAGGAGGCCGGCATCGAGTGCAAGGAGCTGGAGCTGGCCGGCACGATCTCCTGGCCCGGCTTCGGCCGCCAGGGCGAAAACTGGTTCGCCTTCCTCTTCCGGGTGCCGGAGTGGACCGGCGAGCCGCTCGCCAACAACCCCGAGGGCACGCTGGTCTGGCGGGACGTCGCCGACGTACTCGCCGGGCGGGTGCCCATGTGGGAGAGCGACCGGCACTTCCTGCCGCTGGTCTTCGCCGAGCGCCCCCAGGTCTTCCACGGCGTCATGCCGTTCGCGAACGGCCGCGCCCTGAGCTGGTCCTACACCTCTCTGTGA
- the upp gene encoding uracil phosphoribosyltransferase, producing MDVLVVDHPLAQSRLTAMRDARTDSAAFRAALHELTTMLVYEAARSLEIERFTVETPVAPTEGTRLANPPLLVPVLRAGLGMADSALALLPESSMGFVGLARDEHTFEPRAYMESLPADLADRPVFVLDPMLATGGSLEHCCRLLADRGCTDIVVLCVLAAPAGIDRLDRSGLPLRLVTASIDEGLNDKAFIVPGLGDAGDRQFGGMPRF from the coding sequence GTGGACGTACTCGTCGTTGATCATCCTCTCGCCCAGTCGCGGCTTACCGCGATGCGCGATGCCCGCACCGATTCGGCGGCGTTCCGCGCCGCACTCCACGAGCTCACCACCATGCTCGTGTACGAGGCAGCCCGCTCCCTGGAGATCGAACGCTTCACGGTCGAGACGCCGGTGGCCCCGACCGAGGGCACCCGGCTGGCCAACCCGCCGCTGCTCGTACCCGTGCTGCGCGCCGGCCTGGGGATGGCCGACTCGGCCCTGGCGCTGCTGCCGGAGTCGTCGATGGGCTTCGTCGGGCTGGCCCGCGACGAGCACACCTTCGAGCCGCGCGCCTACATGGAGTCGCTGCCCGCCGACCTCGCCGACCGGCCGGTCTTCGTGCTCGACCCGATGCTCGCCACCGGCGGCTCGCTGGAGCACTGCTGCCGGCTGCTGGCCGACCGGGGGTGCACCGACATCGTCGTGCTGTGCGTCCTGGCCGCGCCGGCCGGCATCGACCGCCTGGACCGCTCCGGCCTCCCGCTGCGCCTGGTCACCGCCTCGATCGACGAGGGGCTCAACGACAAGGCGTTCATCGTCCCGGGCCTGGGCGACGCCGGCGACCGCCAGTTCGGCGGCATGCCCCGCTTCTAA
- the deoC gene encoding deoxyribose-phosphate aldolase codes for MTATVQSALADIGRSDAGLRAFLHGLPGVDQVGAEQRAAMLATRSIKTTAKAWAIDLAIRMVDLTTLEGADTPGKVRALCAKARRPDPADPSCPAAAAVCVYPAMVPVAFEVLRGSGVHLASVATAFPSGQAPLEVKLADTRAAVAAGADEIDMVINRGAFLSGRYREVYDEIVAVKEASGTAHLKVILETGELVTYDNVRRASWLAMLAGGDFIKTSTGKVPVAATLPVTLVMLEAVRDFRAATGRQVGVKPAGGIRTTKDAIKYLVVVNETAGADWLDPDWFRFGASTLLNDLLMQRTKLTTGRYSGPDYFTVD; via the coding sequence ATGACGGCGACAGTGCAGTCGGCGCTCGCCGACATCGGGCGCTCAGATGCGGGCTTACGTGCTTTTCTGCACGGATTGCCCGGTGTCGACCAGGTGGGCGCCGAGCAGCGGGCCGCCATGCTCGCCACCCGGTCGATCAAGACGACCGCCAAGGCGTGGGCGATCGACCTGGCCATCCGCATGGTCGACCTGACCACGCTCGAAGGCGCGGACACCCCCGGCAAGGTGCGCGCGCTCTGCGCCAAGGCCCGCCGCCCGGACCCGGCCGACCCGTCCTGCCCTGCCGCCGCGGCGGTGTGCGTCTACCCGGCGATGGTGCCGGTGGCTTTTGAGGTGTTGCGCGGCTCCGGCGTCCACCTGGCCAGCGTCGCGACCGCGTTCCCGTCCGGGCAGGCGCCGCTGGAGGTCAAGCTCGCCGACACCAGGGCCGCCGTCGCGGCCGGCGCCGACGAGATCGACATGGTGATCAACCGGGGCGCCTTCCTCTCCGGGCGCTATCGGGAGGTGTACGACGAGATCGTCGCCGTCAAGGAGGCGTCCGGCACCGCCCACCTCAAGGTGATCCTGGAGACCGGCGAGCTGGTCACCTACGACAACGTGCGGCGTGCCTCATGGCTGGCGATGCTGGCCGGCGGCGACTTCATCAAGACGTCCACCGGCAAGGTGCCGGTCGCGGCGACGCTGCCGGTGACGCTCGTGATGCTGGAGGCCGTGCGCGACTTCCGGGCCGCGACCGGCCGCCAGGTGGGCGTGAAGCCGGCGGGCGGGATCCGCACCACCAAGGACGCCATCAAGTACCTCGTCGTGGTCAACGAGACCGCCGGCGCGGACTGGCTCGACCCGGACTGGTTCCGCTTCGGCGCTTCCACGCTCCTCAACGACCTGCTGATGCAGCGGACCAAACTCACCACCGGGCGCTACTCCGGTCCGGACTACTTCACAGTGGACTGA
- a CDS encoding aldehyde dehydrogenase family protein, which translates to MFEYAPAPESRSIVDIKPAYGLFVNGEWVDGEVRNKTVNPATEEVLAEVTWATESEVDTAVRAARAAYENVWSRMPGRERAKYLFRIARIIQERARELAVLESLDNGKPIRESRDVDVPLVAAHFFYYAGWADKLGYAGFGPDPRPIGVAGQVIPWNFPLLMLAWKIAPALACGNTVVLKPAETTPLTALVFAEICQEADLPPGVVNIVTGAGETGHALVSHPDVNKVAFTGSTEVGRAIAKSVAGTRKKVTLELGGKAANIVFDDAPIDQAVEGIVNGIFFNQGHVCCAGSRLLVQESVYDEVLAGLKRRMALLRVGDPLDKNTDIGAINSAAQLERIRTLSDIGAEEGAARWSPPCELPDRGFWFAPTIFTGVTQAHRIAREEIFGPVLSVLTFRTPAEAVEKANNTPYGLSAGVWTDKGSRILWTADRLRAGVVWANTFNKFDPASPFGGYKESGYGREGGRHGLEAYLDV; encoded by the coding sequence ATGTTCGAATACGCTCCCGCACCCGAGTCACGCTCCATTGTGGACATCAAGCCGGCGTACGGTTTGTTCGTCAACGGGGAGTGGGTCGACGGCGAGGTGCGCAACAAGACCGTCAACCCGGCCACCGAAGAGGTGCTCGCCGAGGTCACCTGGGCCACAGAGTCCGAAGTGGACACTGCGGTGCGGGCCGCCCGCGCGGCGTACGAGAACGTCTGGTCCCGGATGCCCGGACGCGAGCGGGCGAAGTATCTCTTCCGGATCGCCCGCATCATCCAGGAGCGCGCCCGCGAGCTGGCCGTACTGGAATCGCTCGACAACGGCAAGCCGATCCGCGAGTCGCGCGACGTGGACGTGCCGCTGGTAGCGGCGCACTTCTTCTACTACGCCGGCTGGGCCGACAAGCTCGGGTACGCCGGCTTCGGCCCCGACCCGCGCCCCATCGGCGTCGCGGGCCAGGTCATCCCGTGGAACTTCCCGCTGCTGATGCTGGCCTGGAAGATCGCGCCGGCGCTGGCGTGCGGCAACACGGTCGTGCTCAAGCCGGCCGAGACCACGCCGCTGACCGCGCTCGTCTTCGCCGAGATCTGCCAGGAGGCCGACCTGCCGCCCGGCGTGGTCAACATCGTCACCGGCGCCGGTGAGACCGGGCACGCTCTCGTCTCCCACCCGGACGTCAACAAGGTGGCGTTCACCGGGTCGACCGAGGTGGGGCGGGCCATCGCCAAGTCCGTAGCCGGCACCCGCAAGAAGGTCACGCTGGAGTTGGGCGGCAAGGCGGCCAACATCGTCTTCGACGACGCGCCGATCGACCAGGCCGTCGAGGGCATCGTCAACGGCATCTTCTTCAACCAGGGCCATGTGTGCTGCGCCGGCTCCCGCCTGCTGGTCCAGGAGTCCGTGTACGACGAGGTGCTGGCCGGGCTGAAGCGGCGGATGGCCCTCCTGCGGGTGGGCGACCCCCTGGACAAGAACACGGACATCGGTGCCATCAACTCGGCGGCGCAACTGGAGCGCATCCGTACGCTGTCCGACATCGGCGCCGAGGAGGGCGCCGCCCGGTGGTCGCCGCCGTGCGAGCTGCCCGACCGGGGATTCTGGTTCGCGCCGACCATCTTCACCGGCGTGACCCAGGCGCACCGGATCGCCCGGGAAGAGATCTTCGGGCCGGTGCTGTCGGTGCTGACGTTCCGCACCCCGGCCGAGGCGGTCGAAAAGGCCAACAACACGCCGTACGGGCTGTCGGCGGGCGTGTGGACGGACAAGGGCTCGCGCATCCTGTGGACGGCCGACCGGCTGCGCGCCGGCGTGGTGTGGGCCAACACGTTCAACAAGTTCGACCCGGCGTCGCCGTTCGGCGGGTACAAGGAGTCCGGCTACGGTCGCGAGGGCGGTCGGCACGGGTTGGAGGCTTACCTCGATGTCTAG